The region CTGCTCAAAGCTATAGAAACCGCCATCAATAGTCGTTGTCGTGGCGATTATCCGCTTTTGGTTATTAACGAAGTTAATTAGGTTAACCGTAACGTCTTTAATGCCCGGTTCATCATCGGCATCACGGCGTTTGTTACCGTCGATGTCGTTATAAACGGTGCCGATAATCGACGCTTTCGAAAATATCGCAAAGTCGTTATTGGCTGCAGTGTTACCACCCGCTAGCGCGACTTTGTTTAATGGATTCGGGCCAACCAGAGTAAAGCCGCTTGGCAATTCAATACGGGCAATATAGTTATTATCTGTCAGCGCACTAAACTGGTAATTACCATCACCATCTGTATTGATTTCATTGGCGCTATCAAGCTTAACTTTAACACCAGCAACACCTGGCTCACCGCGGTCACGGCTACCATTTCGATTGAGATCGTTATACACAGCGCCGGTAAAGGTATTGTTAGCGCTGCCGCTGACGACAACTAATGGCGTTGCGTCTGGGCGTGTTCCGCCAGGGTTGTCTGACAAAATTTCCGGCCCACCTAAGTAACGTGCAACACCAGTTAATTTGGCTTGGTTATAATAAGTGCCACCTAAATTAGCAGGGATTTTGACTTTTACCGTGACCACAAGCTGACTGACCGGAGCCAATTCAATATTATCGATAGTCAGTGATGCGCCACCAGCGTAACTATTTATCGTTGGGCTATTCGCTGCACCAGTAATGGTTAAAGAGTCAGCAACAAAAGTACGACCATCAGATAAACTGTCAGCAAAATTAAACGATAAGTTATTACCTAGCGGCTCGGTAGAAGGTAAACCGTTGTCTATGGTGTAAGTGTGCGTAACTTCTTGCAATGGCGAAGTACTAGCAGGCGAAATAGTGTGCTCGAGAATTGGCGAGCCTGCACACGATGCACCATCGTTAATCGACGTTGGCATGCCTTTAGATACATGATTGGCAACCGGATTGTTAAAATCATCTACACGGAAAATATTACCGGTTTGGTTTGATGAGAAGAAGAAACGACCAGCGGCGTCAAACCATGCAGAGCCATAGCCAGAAGATGGCAAGTTTTTAATCACTTGCGAAGTCACTTCGTAAGTTGTTGTGTCCAACTTATATAAACGATTGTTTTGCGCACCATATAAATGGCCATCGCGCACATTAAAGGCAAAATCAGGCGGCGCAAAGTAACCATGCAACCAGTGTGTGGTTGCCGTCATGGTTTCTAGGTTAATACGATGTAACCGTCGATTAGTCGCAATGTAGTATGTGCCTTTGAGGTCAAAATCACCGCGAATATAGTGGCTACGAGGTAAACCAGTCACTGCCCCCATATTACGGACATTACCAGACGCCTCAATTCGTAGAATTTCATTACTACGTGAGTTTCGCGTCGCGTAGTAGTAACCATCTTGATAGTTAAAACCAATCGAGTTAATCAGTTGCTTGCCGCGAAACCCTGCGGGGGCAACATCGTTAAACGCAAACGGCGTTTTGGTGGTGTCTAGGTGGAATAAAGTGTCACGCTGAGAAATAAAGTAATCACCGTCACACTGGAATGATTGGGGGTATTCGATAAAGTAGTTCGCTAGACCATTACCTGAGTCATCGTCAATATTGCCGTTATCATCAAGCGCGTCTGGCACACCGTCGTTATCAGTGTCTTGATAATCTTGCTGATCAAACGGATCTGTCCCTTGGCTTGTTTCCACGCTGTTGGCAACACCGTCTTTGTCACTGTCTTGCTGAACAGTAACCGTAACGGCAATAGAATCGCTCGCTGCTGGGCTACCGTCGTCGGTCACCACTACATTAACTTGGTATTGATTGTTACTGTCGCTATCACTGGGAGACGAAAACGAGGGCACAGATTTAAAGGTTAACAAGCCAGCCTTATTGATAGTAAAAACGCTAGCATCGGTACCTGTCACGGAAAAAGTTAGGCTGTCATTCTCAGCATCTGTGGCGTTGTAGTCGGCCACTTGCGTTTGACTTTCCAACAAGCTTTTCGCATTAACACCGGAAATTACAGGGTCATCATTTACCGCGCTAATCACGATATTCGCTGGACTTGAGATCTGTGCAGCGTTTTTATCAGTTGCAGTAATGGCCAGCGTTCGCGTGGTGGTATTAATGTTGTCATTGTTATTTTCATAACGCAGCTTTTGTGCGAGCGTTTGAATGTTAGCAGCGGTTAATACTGGCGCTGGATTTTTGCGAGCAATACGGTACGAGTCCATAAACAACTGTGCACCAGCCGAGGTCCCACCACTATAGTCATAGGTACCGGCAACAAAAACAAAGCGATATGTTCCTGCTTGAGCAATAGTAGCGGATGCAGTTTGCCAATTTGTTGCATTGGTGTTTTGACCAGTTTGGTTAAGTAATATTTGGAATTTATTAGCATCATTAACATCGATAATATAGCCGTAGACATCATAAGCATCCTGGCCACCTTTGGCACGCCAATCAAATGCTATGGTATCGCCCGCCTCAACGGTGACTAGGCTATTACTATAAATTGCTGGGCCACGCACAATATCGCAGCCCACTTGTGTGGATACATTGGTGCTGCTCAATTGCGCGGCGGCGCCTTCTGAGCCAGCGCGGATTTCCGCAGTCGTCAACTGGACACTTAAAGTGCCTAAACTATTGGGGGTATTTTTATCTTGGTTTCTCGGCCCAATATTAGAACAACTGTCGTCCCCCGTCGTTGGGTATACTGTATCGAGTGGTACCACTTGCCCCGCAATCACCGTTTGACCAGTAATCACTTGCGATAACACATTCGTCCAGCCTTGAATACTGGTATCACCATTACTGCCAACCTCGTAGTTGGCATTTTCAAAGCCAGCAGAAAAATTCACTTGCAGCGATTTGCCACTGTCACCATTATTTGTGCTATCAACACTACCCACAGGAATCGCGGTGCTGCCATCACCAAGAAAAACTTGATTGCCAACCACCGACAGCTCACCACTAGTGGTCGATGTGTTGGCATCTGCGGCTAAGGTTAATTTATCATGAGCGGTGCTATTGGAAATTGTTGTTGCCAATGAGCCACCTGAATAATCACTGCCCGTAAAGGCAGCAAAATTGTGATCAATCGCGATTTTGCCTTGATTTTCGGTGTAACTATTATCAACGGTTGCGGCAAACGCAGCACTGCTCGACAGAGCAGAAATCAATACCCCTAAACCTAGCTTGCGAGCGCGATCTGGCAGGGCATAGTTTAAAAGAAAAGTATGCAAAAACGGGGGGCTGCTTTTTGGCATGTTACTACTTATCCAATTGAAAACATTAAAGAAGCAAAGTCTAAATGTAATACTTTGTAAAAAATATGTGAAAAAACGCACCCATTCTACAGGGTTTGGATATTAAATAAACGGATTTATACGACTGAAATTAATAAAAAACAGCTACTTGCTAGTTTTTTGATCAATATCAATAAAACACTTTAAAGTTGTTATTCGTGATCTATGGTTAAAGCATCTAAAAAGTAAATAACAAAGCGAGGTTTGCATCTAGCAGCAAGATTATGGCTTGCTAAGTAACTTAGTCTAAAAAATGCAAGAAAATCGTCTCAACACCTAATAGCAAGTGAAGACAAAATAGCTTGGTTTCTACTCGTTAACTAGCCCCACTTTTTTCACGCCAAATGCCTATGGTATTGCCTTTAAACAATTAGCGAAGAAGTCCCTTTTTAAGCACCTTTACCGATTGTTAAAAATTAAATAATACTTTACCAGGCAAATATTTACAGGTAGTTTTGGGCTGAATTTCTGTCCCAACAGCCACTTTTTTCAAAGGAATGAATTATGTTTCACACATTTCTCAATAGTCGATGGCAAGTTATCCTAATGATTGCCCTTAATTTAACGCTCCCTTTTAGCGCAAATGCTGCGATAACCCAAAGTAAAGACTGCTTTCGCGGCCCATTCGCCAGTTATCAACAATGGATTGATATGCTGTCTGCAAAGAAGAATTTTGACTTAACCAAGTTTCAGCTGGATTTCCCGCAAGAGAGATACGATAGAAACAAAGCAACGCTGGATTGTAAAAGCTTTCTATATCAAGTGGATGACTTAAATATAGAAGGCTACTACCTCGCCCCTAAGAATTCCAGTAAGCCACTCCCTGTCGTTGTTTTTAACCGCGGTGGTAACGGTCCATACGGCTATGTGACGTTCGGTAAAAAGATGAAGCTAATTGCCGACATCGCCGCCCAAGGCTATTTAGTGATTGGTAGCCAATACCGTGGCAGCAGTAGCGGGCGAATTAAAAACAATGGCTGGGATGAATTTGGTGGTGCCGATGTGCAAGATGTTATTGAACTCATCGACATCGCTAGCACTTTACCTAACGCGAATGCCGAGAAAATTGCCTTAGTTGGCTGGAGCCGAGGGGTAATGCAAAGCTATCTTGTCGCCAAAGCCATAGCGGCAAACCGCTCAAACACTCACGATTTACCTAACATTAGCGCCATTGTTGCTATTTCAGGGGTAACAGATGAAAACAAAGCACTTGCTTGGCGGCCTCAGATGGAAAAAATGTACCATAAGCGCGTGCCTAACTTTGAGGAAAATAGAGCGCAAGTGCTCACTTCCCGTTCAGCAAGTAAATGGGTAGAGAAATTGCCAAAGGAGACGGCTTACTTGCTGCTGCACGGTGAAAACGATAAACGAGTCAATGTTGAGCAGTCGATAGACTTTCAGCAACAATTGGATAAGCATGGTCTAACGAATAAACTAGTCGTTTACCCTCAAGGTAATCATGCCCTGGCAAAGCATCGAAAAGAAATGACTGGTGAGGTGAGTAGCTGGTTAGCGACTTATTTAAAATAAGTCGCTCGTTTAACGGTGAACTATCTCGCTAAGAGCCAGTTGTTTTTCTCTAGCTAATCACTAACTGGCTCAATCAAAACAAACTAATC is a window of Thalassotalea euphylliae DNA encoding:
- a CDS encoding alpha/beta hydrolase family protein yields the protein MFHTFLNSRWQVILMIALNLTLPFSANAAITQSKDCFRGPFASYQQWIDMLSAKKNFDLTKFQLDFPQERYDRNKATLDCKSFLYQVDDLNIEGYYLAPKNSSKPLPVVVFNRGGNGPYGYVTFGKKMKLIADIAAQGYLVIGSQYRGSSSGRIKNNGWDEFGGADVQDVIELIDIASTLPNANAEKIALVGWSRGVMQSYLVAKAIAANRSNTHDLPNISAIVAISGVTDENKALAWRPQMEKMYHKRVPNFEENRAQVLTSRSASKWVEKLPKETAYLLLHGENDKRVNVEQSIDFQQQLDKHGLTNKLVVYPQGNHALAKHRKEMTGEVSSWLATYLK